A segment of the bacterium genome:
ACGGCGTTCGACTTCGCCTTCGGCTCGGTGCAGCCGGATGAAGCACGGACTCGCGACCATTGCCGAAGTCTGGTTTGACATGCATCATCGAACCATACCAGAGCAGCAAGCGTGCCAGCGGTAATTGGCGCTGCTGTTTCAGAGGGTTAGGCTAGATGGAGCGGACTGCGTTCGGGCGTAGTGGCGTGTTTGTGTTCCGTGGACGCAACGGCTGGTGTTGCGTGGACGCAACAGGTGGAGCGCGCCGAGAGATTCCTCCACTACGGTCGGAATTACGTGATGGAAGGGGCCGGAGTGACGAGACGGAATCGGTCGTAGGCGGAAAGCGGCTGGCTGTGAGCTGTCGGCTGTTAGCTGCTGGCCGTACTAACGCCGAGGCGTTCCAAGGTTCGGTACAGCGTGGTTCTGTCTATCTCAAGGATACGGGCGGCTTCGGTTATGTTCCCTTGGCAGTCAGCCAGCACCTTGAGAATGTGCTTTCGCTCGAAATCGTCGCGAGCCGACTTGAGCGACTGGCCGTCCGATGCCGACTGCTCAGAACCGGTTTCGGCGGTTACTAGAGGTCTGATGTCATGCGCTGAGAGCGTCTGTTGGGGAAGAAGGACAACGAGCCGCTGGATGACGTTGCCGAACTCCCGGACATTGCCGGGCCAAGGTTGCGCCGCGAGAAGGTCAATAGCGTCATCTGTCAGCGCCTTCAACGGGACGCCATGCTCGGCGCAGTACTTGCCAAGGAAGTGCTCTGCCAGAGCCGGGATGTCCTCTGTCCTCTCACGGAGCGGGGGAACCCTGAGAGTCACAACGTTCAAACGGTAGAACAAGTCCTCGCGGAAGCGCTTTGCCTTGATTTCCTCTTCCAGGTTCTTGTTCGTGGCTGCGAAAGTGCGCACGTCCACCTTGAGCGTCTTTATGCCGCCGACGCGCTCAAACTCCCCTTCCTGCAGGAAGCGAAGCAGCTTGGCCTGAACATGGAAGTCCATGTCGCCAATCTCATCAAGCAATACCGTGCCCTTGTCGGCCAGCTCCAGCTTGCCCGGCTTCTGGGCGACTGCGCCGGTGAAAGCGCCTTTCTCGTGACCGAATAGCTCGCTCTCGATGAGTTCGTGTGGAATCGCGGCGCAGTTGAGGCGAACGAACGGCCCGCCGGCCACAGCGCTCTTCTGATGGACCGCGTGAGCGGCAAGCTCTTTCCCCGTGCCGCTCTCGCCCAGTATCAGGACGCTGGCCTTGGATGGCGCTACGCGGTCAATCATCTCGTACAGTCGCTGCATGGCAGGAGACGTGCCGACCATCTGGTACTTCGCCAGAGTCTCGGCCTTGAGCGTGGCGACTTCTCGCCTGAGCAGGTCCTTTTCAAGGGCGTTCTTGATTGCGACGGTCACGCGGTCAACATCGGGCGGTTTCTCGATGAAGTCATACGCGCCCTCCTTTGTCGCCTGCACGGCCAGCTTGATGGTCCCGTAGCCGGACATCATCAATACCGGCAGCGTTGGGCTGATCTTGCGGGCCTCGTGCAAGACCTTCAGGCCGTCGAAGTCGGGCAGCCAGTAGTCCAGAATGACCAGATTCAGGTCATTCTCACGGATGCGCCGCAGGGCCTCGGTTCCGTCCGGCGCTGCAAGGACCTCAAACCCCTGGTCTTCCAGCATCTCGCTCATCAGCGACCGGATGCTGGCGTCGTCGTCAACGACGAGGATTCGCGGCTTCACTCTCGCTGGTTTCATGCACCTTCCATGCCCAGAACAGCCGACGGTTCACGGCTCACGGCTGACGGCCTCCAAACGGGCCGTGCAGAGGCACGAGATGCCTCGACCCGTCGGACTCGCTCGGAATGACAGGCTGGCGCGGTTGGACATGTCATGCTGAGCGAAGTCGAAGCATCTCTCATTCGCAGTAGTCCGCTATCCTGCCGGCAGCGTGATTGTCACGGTCGTACCTGCACCTTCTTTGCTCTCTACCCTGATCGTGCCCTTGTGGTCCTCAATGATGCGCTTGGTGATGGCCATTCCCAGCCCGGTTCCGCCGGGCTTGAGCGCGAAGAACGGCTCGCAGACCTCGTCGAGATAGCGCTCAGGGATTCCCTTGCCGGTGTCCTGCACCACTGCCTCCACCTTCTTGCCCTCAACGATGTACGATGTACGAATGGTGATGGTTCCCGAATCAACGATTGCCGAGATGGCGTTTTCGATGATGTTGGAGCAGGCTACAGCCATCTGGTCGCGGTCCAGTGCCACCAACGGCAGGCCTTCGGCCAGGTCGTACCTTAGCTCAACGTCCGCAGGTCTGACGCCCTCAAACTTGCTTGCACACTGACGAACGACCTCGTTGATGGCGGTCGAGACAAGCTTCGGCGGTTCCAACTTGCTCAGTCGCATGAATCCGTCCGCCATCTTCTTCAGCCGGTCAATCTCGTCTCTTAGGCTCGTGTAGTATCGTTCGGTCTCGGGTGTGCGGTACTTGTCGAGTCGTTGGAGAGTCAGCGCCATCGCGGTGAGCGGGTTCTTGATGTCGTGCGCCAACTTCTGGGCGGCCGGCGCCCAGGATGTCACGCGTTTCATGTACTCGACTGCGGAGATGTCCTCGAGCGTTAGCAGGGTGCCGGACTCCACCGGTGTTGCCCGGGCGAGGACTGTTTGCCCGGTGGACAGCGACAGTGGCAGTTCGCGTGCCGCTCTACCTTCTGCAGTGGAGCTAGCGAGTGAGGCAAGAGAACCTGAAAGTGGAGTGCTCTCAGTCGCACCGGCAGCCAAGAGAAGCTCACGTCCCCTTGGGTTCGAACGCCGCACGTTACCCCGACGGTCGAGTTCGAGGACCCCGGCCGCGCCGGTGAGGCCTCGGATAATCGTGCGGATGTCGCGCAGATGCCGGTATCGGTAGGCGAAGGAGACCAGAATGGGAACCATGAGAGCTGCCGTAAGGATGGAAAGAAACCACCCCAATGCTACCCTTCGTGACAGAACCGGGCTGACTCGGATTTCGTATAGCCGGTACGTCCTGGTCTGATCGCTGGTCGGGCCGGCTAGAAGGACAGATCTGCGCTTGTGGCGCAGAACTCGGAGATCGCCGTCGCCGACGAGTGATTCAGCTATCGGCCGCCACTTGGAGTCGAAAATGATTGCTCGCCCGTTGGAGACTTGGACCAGCAGTTGGTCGT
Coding sequences within it:
- a CDS encoding ATP-binding protein, with protein sequence MEPQTHLALAGEMRLKLGNRDARTIRDADERGTVMVFTGPRLFHHWGMAARHVAVWRGVLGILMLAGLSSARLMPADINLLWEHKLLAVFPIDVNGDSVDELLTLASDFYVVAYDQNFDVASGSRVFKEGTLSRGASAGGINGDTVWVSYDRGDSAFVYDLWPRREISVAGGRSLVAPDWWDGAIRQVELHDLGGDGRKELVVSVAVGFDLQPRGIFAIDWATGKRLWYYEMGPNPSNFLVGDVDNDGKPEVIVGSLAPGNRPPGYDPPDTLTYVACVGGDGREKWRRDIGSYGQEAQVAWFGKTAAGTPQVLVVERGCAIPGAQPDSLFVLDASNGGCVLSAQYGQLNASCVGFSDRAGQPRLALTGRDDTMRILDNKLRLVREIPLTGGYGTAVYVGRFTDSLHDQLLVQVSNGRAIIFDSKWRPIAESLVGDGDLRVLRHKRRSVLLAGPTSDQTRTYRLYEIRVSPVLSRRVALGWFLSILTAALMVPILVSFAYRYRHLRDIRTIIRGLTGAAGVLELDRRGNVRRSNPRGRELLLAAGATESTPLSGSLASLASSTAEGRAARELPLSLSTGQTVLARATPVESGTLLTLEDISAVEYMKRVTSWAPAAQKLAHDIKNPLTAMALTLQRLDKYRTPETERYYTSLRDEIDRLKKMADGFMRLSKLEPPKLVSTAINEVVRQCASKFEGVRPADVELRYDLAEGLPLVALDRDQMAVACSNIIENAISAIVDSGTITIRTSYIVEGKKVEAVVQDTGKGIPERYLDEVCEPFFALKPGGTGLGMAITKRIIEDHKGTIRVESKEGAGTTVTITLPAG
- a CDS encoding sigma-54 dependent transcriptional regulator, whose translation is MKPARVKPRILVVDDDASIRSLMSEMLEDQGFEVLAAPDGTEALRRIRENDLNLVILDYWLPDFDGLKVLHEARKISPTLPVLMMSGYGTIKLAVQATKEGAYDFIEKPPDVDRVTVAIKNALEKDLLRREVATLKAETLAKYQMVGTSPAMQRLYEMIDRVAPSKASVLILGESGTGKELAAHAVHQKSAVAGGPFVRLNCAAIPHELIESELFGHEKGAFTGAVAQKPGKLELADKGTVLLDEIGDMDFHVQAKLLRFLQEGEFERVGGIKTLKVDVRTFAATNKNLEEEIKAKRFREDLFYRLNVVTLRVPPLRERTEDIPALAEHFLGKYCAEHGVPLKALTDDAIDLLAAQPWPGNVREFGNVIQRLVVLLPQQTLSAHDIRPLVTAETGSEQSASDGQSLKSARDDFERKHILKVLADCQGNITEAARILEIDRTTLYRTLERLGVSTASS